CCAATACGGTGAGAAATTTTTACGATTACGTCGGCGCCTGGATCGATAAACGTTTCTAAAGCACACTTGGACGAATCGAGTCGCTGTGAATGCAACTTTTCCCCCTGCCAGCATCTCTAAGCGCTGATAGGCTTGAACTTCGGCGGGCCGCAAGCGAAGATTGGCGCATGGCGAAACTTGGCGTTTCACTGCTTGCGCTTATCGCTTTATTGTTGCCGCGGCTGACTTCGGCGCAGCAGCCGCCGCAAAGGGTGGTGGTTACCTATTCGAGCCGCAGCATTGCGTCGATTGATCTGTTCGTCGCCCAAGAGCGCGGTTTTTTTCGCGAGGAGGGGCTCGATCCGCAATTGGTGCAAGTTCGCGCCACGGCGGCGATCGCCGCTTTAGTTTCTGGCGAGGTTCATGCGCTCGGTTCAGTGGGCAGCGTGATCCGGGCGATTCCGCGCGGCGCGCCAGTGAAGGTGCTGGCGATTAGTTTGCGCCGGCCGGTGTTTTGGCTGGTGAGCCGGCCGGAGCTGAAGACCTTCGCCGACTTGAAAGGCAAAGTGATGGGGACAACCACCATGGGCGGCAGCCAGCACACCGCCGGCATTCGCATGTTGCGGCGCGCGGGATTGAATCCCGATAAGGATCTCACCGTGGTGCTCGGTGGCGATGTGCCGACGCAGTTGCAAGGCCTGGTCAATGGCGCGATTCAGGTCGGCATTTTGTCGCCGCCCTTCGTCATCATCGCGCGCGACAAGTACAAGATGAACCTCTTGGCCAATGCTATCGATGAATTTAGCAGTCTGCAAAACGGACTAGCGGTATTGGATAAAAACGTCCGCGATCCGTTGGTCAAAAAAATTCTCCGGGCGCGCGCCAAGGCGAACCGTTACTTCCACCAGAACGAGAAGGGCAGCGCGGACGTGTTGGCGAAGTTTTTGAACGTGGACATGAACACCGCTTTGGAAACCTATCGGCTGTCGCGCGGGGCGTTTACCACCAATGGCATTCCCACCGACGGTGAGATCGTCGAACATCTTAAAGGCGACGCTGAGATTCTCGGGTTAACGGCGCCGATTGCGCCGGCAAAAATTTTCGACTTCACTTTGCAACGTGAGGTCAATCAAGAACTGGGGGCAAAATGAGCGATCAAGTAGCAGTGTTTGGCGGCGGCTGTTTCTGGTGCACTGAGGCGGTGTTCGACGAGCTGCGCGGGGTTCACTCCGTGGTCTCCGGTTACGCCGGCGGCAAGAACAAGAATCCGACCTACGAGCAAGTGTGCATGGGCAACACCGGACATGCCGAAGTAATTAAAATCGAGTTCAATCCGGCCGAGGTTTTGTTCCGCGACTTGATGACGGTTTTTTTTGCCACCCACGATCCGACGACGTTGAACCGCCAGGGCAACGACAGCGGCACGCAATATCGCTCGGCGATTTTCTACGCCGATGAGGAACAAAAAGCGGCGGCGGCGGCTTTTATAAAAGAGCTCGACGAAGCCAAGACCTTCAAAGATTCCATCGTAACGACTTTGGAACCGCTGACGGAGTTCTATCCGGCGGAAGATTATCACCAGAAATTTTACGCCAACAATCCGTTTCAAGGTTACTGCCAGTACATGATCCCGCCGAAGCTGAGCAAGCTGCACAAGCAGTTCAAAGAGCTGTTAAAGTCGCAGACGTAGGGGCGACCGGCGGTCGCCCTTGCCCTCATACCGGAAGCCCTCACCTCTATCCTCTCCCAGAGGGAGAGGAGGTAAGAAATTCGCTCACACCCAGCCGAGCCACAGCAGCACAGCGGTTCCGGTCATAATCACCAGCCCCAACGGCACACCGAGCTTGGCCCACTCGGTGCTTTTAATATGCAGTGAGTGGGCGGCGATGATGTTGGGAATATTTCCCGGAATCAACATGCCGCCGGCGATGAGCAAACCAAGCAGCGCACTTTTAATTTGCGCTTCATTCAACGTCGGGCCGATTTCCGCGGCGGCCAGCGTGGCGTTGTCGAGAATCGCCGAGACCATGTTCACCCAAAAGAGAATTTGCGATGGCAAGGTAATGATGTAAGCGTCGATGAGCGGCTTAAAGCCGGCG
This region of Deltaproteobacteria bacterium genomic DNA includes:
- the msrA gene encoding peptide-methionine (S)-S-oxide reductase, whose amino-acid sequence is MSDQVAVFGGGCFWCTEAVFDELRGVHSVVSGYAGGKNKNPTYEQVCMGNTGHAEVIKIEFNPAEVLFRDLMTVFFATHDPTTLNRQGNDSGTQYRSAIFYADEEQKAAAAAFIKELDEAKTFKDSIVTTLEPLTEFYPAEDYHQKFYANNPFQGYCQYMIPPKLSKLHKQFKELLKSQT